The Toxorhynchites rutilus septentrionalis strain SRP chromosome 1, ASM2978413v1, whole genome shotgun sequence genome contains the following window.
GGTAAAGGATGTGAAGCGGAGCCGTCGGTACGTCGAAACCAACATCAACGGTGTGCCAGTGAACCTTCAACTGGATTCCGGGTCCGACATAACCATCATTTCTAAACAAAATTGGATCAGAGTCGGGGCACCACAAACGTCACCACCCGACTGTCAGGTGCAGACTGCTTCGGGAAGCAGGCTTGCTATCGATGCGATGTTCCGAGCCTCCATCACCATCGGCAATACCCAACGGGAAGGTAACTGTTACGTTTGTAGCTCTAACCTTTCTTTGAATGTTTTAGGCTCAGACTTGTTGGACGAGTTTGGCCTGTGGGACGTTCCATTTTCGTCCTTCTGTAAGCTGGTCGACACCAAACAAGAAGACCAGCAGATCGCCGAGTTGAGGGCCATGTTTCCAGACGTTTTCACGGAACGCATGGGCCTCTGTACGAAAACGCAAGTACATTTCACGCTCAAGGAGGGAGCTCAACCAGTATTCAGGCCTAAGCGACCGGTATCATACGGTATGGAAGTGGTCGTCGAAGATGAGCTGAAGCGCCTAGAACACCTGGGCATCATCACGCCGGTTACGTATGCAGATTGGGCAGCACCGATTGTGGTGGTACGTAAGCCGGACCGCTCCGTCCGTATATGCGCCGATTTTTCTACCGGCCTGAACAACGTGTTAGAGTCAAACAGCTATCCTCTGCCTCTTCCGGAGGATATCTTCAATCGAATGGCAAATTGCACTATATTCAGTCACATCGACCTGTCCAACGCCTATCTACAAGTTCCCGTAGACGAGGAAAGTCGCAAATTGATTAATATCAATACCCACAAAGGACTGTACCGGTTCAACCGTCTCTCACCCGGAATCAAAAGCGCACCGGGAGCGTTCCAACAGATCATTGACACGATGCTATCCGGCATCGAATGTACGTCACCCTACCTTGACGACATCTTGATCGGTGGCCGGAATGCGGAGGAACATAGACGAAATTTACATTTAGTCCTGCAACGCATCCAGGAGTATGGGTTCACCGTGAAGATCGAAAAATGCCGGTTCTTCATGCACCAAGTTAAATACTTGGGCCAACTTCTGGATTCCGAGGGCATACGCCCTGATCCAGATAAGGTGAAGGCAATAATCAACATGCCTCCGCCAAACGATGTACCCACCCTGAGATCCTATTTAGGGGCGATTAATTATTACGGCAAATACATCCGAGAGATGCGGAAACTTCGCCAACCGCTGGATGAGCTCCTCAAGGAGGGGGCCAGTTTCCAGTGGACAGATGCATGTCAACGTTCATTCAACCGTTTCAAAGAAGTTTTGCAATCACCCCTCATGCTGACTCACTACAATCCTCGCCTAACGATGGTAGTGTCAGCAGACGCATCAAATGTGGGAATAGGCGCCCACATTGCTCATCGATTCCCCGACGGGTCGGAAAAGGCAGTATACCATGCATCCCGGAGTCTGACTCCAGCCGAATCCCGCTATAGTCAGATCGAGAAAGAGGCGTTGGGCCTCGTATACGCCGTAACAAAGTTCCATAGAATGATCTACGGCAGACATTTCATCCTGCAGACGGACCACAAGCCTCTTGTGGCCATTTTCGGCTCGAAACAAGGGATTCCACCTTACACCGCCAACCGTCTCCAAAGATGGGCACTCACCATGTTACTCTACGATTTCAAAATCGAGCATATTTCTACGGATCATTTTGGGCACGCCGATATACTATCCCGTTTGATCAACAGCCACGTAAGGCCGAACGAGGACTACGTGATTGCATCCCTCGAAGTGGAACAGGTGATCTGCAACATCGTCAGTCAATCCATCGAGTATCTTCCTGTTTCATACAAAATGATAGCAGCCGAGACTACGAAAGATGAGATGTTGCAGCAAGTTCTGAAATACGTCATCAACGGTTGGCCTAACGATAAGAAAACCATCTCGGGAGGATCGGAAGTTCAGCAATTTTTCGCACGACGTGAATCTTTGTACGCAGCCCAAAAAGTCCTGATGTACGGAGAGCGGATTGTAATACCGAAGAAGTTTCAACGTAAAATACTGCAGCAACTTCATAAAGGGCACCCAGGCGTTGAACGTATGTGGTCATTGGCGAGAAATTACGTATATTGGCCAAACATCGATGAACACGTTACCGCCCTGGTCCGATCATGTTCAGAATGTGCTTCTGTCGCAAAGACTGACACCAAAACAAAGCTGGAGTCATGGCCCATCCCCGAAAAACCGTGGCAGAGGGTCCACGTGGATTTTGCGGGGCCGATTGACGGAACGTATTATCTCCTGCTAGTGGATTCACTATCCAAATGGCCGGAAGTTATCCCTACAAAGTCAATAACATCGGCAGCAACGATCGCTATTCTACGCCAGATCTTCAGTCGATTTGGTATGCCGGAAGTTCTAGTTTCCGACAACGGATCGCAACTTGTGAGTGACGTCTTCGAGCGGTTCTGCGAATCGAATGGTATCATGCACCTTAAAACAACCCCTTTCCACTCTCAAAGCAATGGACAGGTGGAAAGGTTTGTCGACACCTTCAAaagaaccatgaaaaaaaatcaggccGGAGGGGAAACCTTAGACGAAGCATTGAATACGTTCTTACTGTGCTACAGATCTACACCCTGTCGTAGTGCTCCTGGCGGCAAATCCCCCGCAGAAGTATTGCTAGGAAGACCACTGAGGACATCGTTTGAATTACTTCGTCCAACCAGTAagttcaacaaaaacaacagccTCAAGCAGAACCAGCAGTTCAATACGAAACACGGAGCCAAGGAGAAGTGCTTCGGCGTCCAGGACCAGGTGTATGCCCAAGTACATCGAGGCAACGATTGGAACTGGGTACCTGGAGTGATAGTGGAGCGAGTGGGTACGGTTATATATAACGTGTGGATCCCGCAACAGCAACGGTTAATTCGCAGCCACAGCAATCAACTGCGAAAACGCTACGGAAGTGAAGTACCAACAATGTCTGAAACAGATCCGTCCATTTCGCTTGATATCCTGCTAGGTTCGTGGGGATTGAATCCTAGTGCTGCTCCAGAGGAAGTGATACCACCAGCCGAACCTGAAGAGCTTAACGAAATCCAGCGAGAGTTCATGCGCGAGCTCATTGAACCACCAGCTACGCATCGGCGAGCTCGTGGATCCGTTCGACAACCTGATCCTGAGGATGTGATTCAGCGCCGATCAACGCGCAATCGTCGGGCGCCAGCTAGATATGAACCGTACCAGATCTACTAAAAAAGGGGAGGTGTTGGGGTACCACCCAACGACGGTGCGCTTACGGTAGTACGCACACTTCCATCATACAACAGTTATTGCACCTTCCATTCATTGGCCTTGCCGCCGGCTAGGCCACAGCTGTCACGAGCGACCCCATGTTCGTGCTCTATTCCTCAGTAACCACGCTCGAGTGCTGACCaagttatttattttaaaacatTAGAATAGTTAATAAAGTTATTATTGTTACGTAAATATAATTGTCGTTCATACATTAGCCAAGACGTAACAACAAGTTatattgtttccccacaagaacactccaaagcttgttcctcctcaaaatatgagagtcagtcttaatggcaatagtattgaatggtcttcagaagtagtgtatctgggtctaactttcgatcgaaaacttaccttcagagcacacattgacaaaacagacacaagatgcaacattttaatcaggtcattgtatcccctgatcaatagatactctcgattatctctaacgaataaacttgcagtatacaaacaaataatatttccagttatcgcatatgcgatgcccatttgggagtgctgtgctccaactcacaaattaaaacttcaacgcatacaaaacaaaattcttcgtatgattctaaactctccacccagaacgcgaaattcggagatacatcagctggccgggattaaaaccttggatgaaattatcaataacaattgtatgaaatttgaacagagttgcgctctctcaacacacggaataatacaaaatctgtatgagtatgctacctgacttcatagtcgttacctttcaaggtaacggctttgggtttgggtagatatatttatttccagttagataagtagtgtaagttgggataatgtaaataatttggggagggtatcttataagttagatttaggtaaaaaaaaggtaacaaaaaactagaaaagtttaggcatgattttacaataggaatatgaaacaatcgaataatgtgtatgatacaaatcattacaaaacttgacattgcaacttaaagatgtagaaccctaggttgatcacttgatatgtagtactttattataatgtaaaccaaattaagaaataaaaagaatttaagtgaaaaaaaaaagtgagacacattcatttttcgtgaggacatcgacaagacaacatcgttgcctaacgtgctggaggaggtggacggcgaaggatcgacacatacacgcgcagaattctttccgtttggatgccattcagcatcgagaaagttccggaaagatctaatcattgctgaaaaataatctgccagttcctctggaaatttaaaaatacattcatgtgaaagagtttatttgaatgttttctatcaacgtAACATTGagaaccaaatatgtttcaatcaagtgctattaacagatggttatcgagttagcattaaccactggtgggcttccagtatcgaggaaaatgtgcaaatatctaatcgttactgaaaataatctgccagttcccctgggaatttaaaaattcattcatgtgaaagagtttatttgaatgttttctatccatgtaacactgtgaccaaatatgtttcgatcaagtgctattaacagatggttaatagcacttgggcttccagtatcgaggaaaatgtggaaatatctaatcgttactgaaaataatctgccaattcatctgggaatttaaaaattcattcatgtgaaagagtttatttgaatgtttgctatccatataacactgtgaccaaatatgtttcaatcaagtgctattaacagatggttatcgagttagcattaatcactggtgggcttccagtatcgaggaaaatgtggaaatatctaatcgttactgaaaataatctgccagttcatctgggaatttaaaaatacattcatgtgaaagagtttattttaatgttttctaaccatataacacagcgatcaaatacatttgattttgtaatttttcaaccaagtgtaattagcaggaaagcttctgaagattatccttccccatcagtaggatatttccgtatccaatattgtatgcgtacgcaatcgattattgctcagtcgccgaaagtttagagctcagagagttcattcccctctagtttgccttccaaattgccatcgtaaaccacaccttctctcgattcaatcacacacaaaaagcatacttaagcgatattctggtggtgagacacattcatttttcgtgaggacatcgacaagacaacatcgttgcctaacatgctggaggaggtggacggcgaaggatcgacacatacacgcgcagaattctttccgttttgggcttccagtatcgaggaaaatgtggaaatatctaatcgttactgaaaataatctgccaattcatctgggaatttaaaaattcattcatgtgaaagagtttatttgaatgttttctatccatgtaacactgtgaccaaatatgtttcaatcaagtgctattaacagatggttatcgagttagcattaaccactggtgggcttccagtatcgaggaaaatgtggaaatatctaatcgttactgaaaataatctgccagttcatctgggattttaaaaaatacattcatgtgaaagagtttattttaatgttttctaaccatataacacagcgatcaaatacatttgattttgtaatttttcaaccaagtgtaattagcaggaaagcttctgaagattatccttccccatctgtaggatatttccgtatccaatattgtatgcgtacgcaatcgattattgctcagtcgccgaaagtttagagctcagagagttcattcccctctagtttgccttccaaattgccatcgtaaaccacaccttctctcgattcaatcacacacaaaaagcatacttaagcgatattctggtggtaagacacattcatttttcgtgaggacatcgacaagacaacatcgttgcctaacgtgctggaggaggtggacggcgaaggatcgacacatacacgcgcagaattctttccgtttggatgccatccagcatcgagaaagt
Protein-coding sequences here:
- the LOC129761277 gene encoding uncharacterized protein K02A2.6-like; its protein translation is MSNPPLQQAQEQPFKDTILTILNNQNALMARLAEQMAGIQGSVQNTNRNEYILDSLATNITEFVYDAEKGCSFDAWFSRYADLFEKDAAQLQDDAKVRLLLRKLSPTAHERYTSFILPKLSKEFTFDETIAKLKTIFGTPVSTFHRRYECLQTTKDENDDFISYSCKVNRACVDFKLQELKEEQFKCLIFVCGLKSSKDSDIRMRLLSKINETNDITLEKVVEDCKSLINLKKDTVHIGGQTSTSTVAATKAYRSRSPNHRKKGNWGNTKSKGDAPKTPCWCCGGMHFSSQCSFKEHKCRDCGQTGHKEGYCGCFKQRSKFNKGKQQHKPRHSNKIVVVKDVKRSRRYVETNINGVPVNLQLDSGSDITIISKQNWIRVGAPQTSPPDCQVQTASGSRLAIDAMFRASITIGNTQREGSDLLDEFGLWDVPFSSFCKLVDTKQEDQQIAELRAMFPDVFTERMGLCTKTQVHFTLKEGAQPVFRPKRPVSYGMEVVVEDELKRLEHLGIITPVTYADWAAPIVVVRKPDRSVRICADFSTGLNNVLESNSYPLPLPEDIFNRMANCTIFSHIDLSNAYLQVPVDEESRKLININTHKGLYRFNRLSPGIKSAPGAFQQIIDTMLSGIECTSPYLDDILIGGRNAEEHRRNLHLVLQRIQEYGFTVKIEKCRFFMHQVKYLGQLLDSEGIRPDPDKVKAIINMPPPNDVPTLRSYLGAINYYGKYIREMRKLRQPLDELLKEGASFQWTDACQRSFNRFKEVLQSPLMLTHYNPRLTMVVSADASNVGIGAHIAHRFPDGSEKAVYHASRSLTPAESRYSQIEKEALGLVYAVTKFHRMIYGRHFILQTDHKPLVAIFGSKQGIPPYTANRLQRWALTMLLYDFKIEHISTDHFGHADILSRLINSHVRPNEDYVIASLEVEQVICNIVSQSIEYLPVSYKMIAAETTKDEMLQQVLKYVINGWPNDKKTISGGSEVQQFFARRESLYAAQKVLMYGERIVIPKKFQRKILQQLHKGHPGVERMWSLARNYVYWPNIDEHVTALVRSCSECASVAKTDTKTKLESWPIPEKPWQRVHVDFAGPIDGTYYLLLVDSLSKWPEVIPTKSITSAATIAILRQIFSRFGMPEVLVSDNGSQLVSDVFERFCESNGIMHLKTTPFHSQSNGQVERFVDTFKRTMKKNQAGGETLDEALNTFLLCYRSTPCRSAPGGKSPAEVLLGRPLRTSFELLRPTSKFNKNNSLKQNQQFNTKHGAKEKCFGVQDQVYAQVHRGNDWNWVPGVIVERVGTVIYNVWIPQQQRLIRSHSNQLRKRYGSEVPTMSETDPSISLDILLGSWGLNPSAAPEEVIPPAEPEELNEIQREFMRELIEPPATHRRARGSVRQPDPEDVIQRRSTRNRRAPARYEPYQIY